In a single window of the Burkholderia pyrrocinia genome:
- a CDS encoding alpha/beta hydrolase: MKIVKPLLIAAAVAAALSTASTAFAAGAEAVRPDAVTSGFLAALNGQKGPGLETLSPAKARQVLVDAQNGAKVDLSGIDVSNRTIEQDGLSVPITIVRPQGATGTLPVFMFFHGGGWILGDFPTHERLVRDLVVQSGAVAVFVNYTPSPEAHYPVAINQAYAATKWVAAHGAEIAVDGSRLAVVGNSVGGNMAAVVSLMAKDKGGPAIRFQGLMWPVTDHNFNTGSYNAYQQGHFLTRPMMKWFWDAYTKNEAQRNEIYASPLRASTAQLKGLPPALIQVAQFDVLRDEGEAYGRKLDAAGVDATTTRYDGTIHDFGLLNALAADAPTKAATKALANEIATRLK; encoded by the coding sequence ATGAAGATCGTCAAGCCGCTGCTGATCGCCGCCGCTGTTGCAGCCGCGTTGTCCACCGCGTCCACCGCATTTGCCGCCGGCGCCGAAGCCGTCCGGCCCGATGCGGTGACGAGCGGGTTCCTCGCCGCGCTGAACGGCCAGAAGGGGCCCGGCCTCGAAACGTTGAGCCCCGCGAAGGCGCGCCAGGTGCTGGTCGACGCGCAGAACGGCGCGAAGGTGGACCTGTCGGGCATCGACGTGTCGAACCGCACGATTGAGCAGGACGGCTTGTCGGTGCCGATCACGATCGTCCGCCCGCAGGGCGCGACGGGCACGCTGCCGGTGTTCATGTTCTTCCACGGCGGCGGCTGGATTCTCGGCGACTTCCCGACGCATGAACGCCTCGTGCGCGATCTGGTCGTGCAATCGGGCGCCGTCGCGGTGTTCGTGAACTACACCCCGTCGCCGGAAGCGCATTACCCGGTCGCGATCAACCAGGCGTATGCGGCGACGAAGTGGGTGGCTGCGCACGGTGCGGAGATCGCAGTCGACGGCAGCCGCCTCGCGGTGGTCGGCAACAGCGTCGGCGGGAACATGGCGGCCGTGGTGTCGCTGATGGCGAAGGACAAGGGCGGCCCGGCGATCCGCTTCCAGGGCCTGATGTGGCCCGTCACGGACCACAACTTCAACACGGGCTCGTACAACGCGTATCAGCAGGGCCACTTCCTGACGCGGCCGATGATGAAGTGGTTCTGGGACGCGTACACGAAGAACGAAGCGCAGCGCAACGAGATCTACGCGTCGCCGCTGCGCGCGAGCACCGCGCAGTTGAAGGGCCTGCCGCCCGCGCTGATCCAGGTTGCGCAGTTCGACGTGCTGCGCGACGAAGGCGAAGCATACGGTCGCAAGCTCGACGCGGCCGGTGTCGATGCGACGACCACGCGTTATGACGGCACGATCCATGATTTCGGTCTGCTGAACGCGCTGGCAGCGGATGCACCGACGAAGGCCGCGACGAAGGCGCTGGCGAATGAAATCGCGACGCGGCTGAAGTAA
- a CDS encoding organic hydroperoxide resistance protein, with translation MSIEKVLYRAHAKATGGRDGRATVPESGLDLKLTTPRELGGAGGAGANPEQLFAAGYSACFIGAMKFVAARDKIAIPADAAIEGSVGIGAIPNGFGIEVELKISLPGLDRDTAQTLIDRAHLVCPYSNATRGNIDVTLTLVE, from the coding sequence ATGTCGATCGAAAAAGTGCTGTACCGCGCTCATGCAAAAGCCACCGGCGGCCGCGACGGTCGTGCCACGGTGCCCGAAAGCGGCCTGGACCTGAAGCTGACCACGCCGCGCGAACTCGGCGGCGCAGGCGGCGCAGGCGCGAACCCCGAGCAACTGTTCGCGGCCGGCTATAGCGCGTGCTTCATCGGCGCGATGAAGTTCGTCGCGGCCCGCGACAAGATCGCGATCCCCGCGGACGCCGCCATCGAAGGCAGCGTCGGCATCGGCGCGATCCCGAACGGCTTCGGCATCGAAGTCGAACTGAAGATCTCGCTGCCGGGCCTCGATCGCGATACCGCGCAAACGCTGATCGATCGCGCGCACCTCGTCTGCCCGTACTCGAACGCGACGCGCGGCAACATCGACGTCACGCTCACGCTCGTCGAATAA
- a CDS encoding TetR/AcrR family transcriptional regulator has product METKPTVREQILDHAITLMMLRGYNGFSYRDLSDLVGVKTSSIHYYFPSKDDLVLEAVAAYSDEVLAAMRAIDPALPADVKLSLYTKLFGRTLGDGNQICLCGMLAADIESLPENVRQAVQAFFKANENWLAELLAHGAKEGTLQFSGKPETAARTLYAAFQGSVLASRLFHTRARLEDVEAVWKTRS; this is encoded by the coding sequence ATGGAAACGAAACCGACCGTCCGCGAACAGATTCTCGACCACGCGATCACGCTGATGATGCTGCGCGGTTACAACGGCTTCAGCTATCGAGACCTGTCCGACCTGGTGGGCGTGAAGACGTCGAGCATCCACTACTACTTCCCGTCGAAGGACGATCTCGTGCTGGAAGCGGTGGCGGCGTACAGCGACGAAGTCCTCGCGGCCATGCGGGCGATCGATCCCGCGTTGCCGGCCGACGTGAAGCTGAGCCTGTACACGAAGCTGTTCGGCCGGACGCTCGGCGACGGCAACCAGATCTGCCTGTGCGGGATGCTCGCGGCCGACATCGAATCGTTGCCGGAGAACGTGCGGCAGGCCGTGCAGGCATTCTTCAAGGCCAACGAGAACTGGCTCGCCGAATTGCTGGCGCACGGCGCGAAGGAAGGCACGCTGCAGTTCAGCGGCAAGCCCGAAACGGCGGCGCGCACGTTGTACGCGGCGTTCCAGGGCAGCGTGCTGGCCAGCCGGCTGTTTCACACGCGGGCGCGTCTCGAGGATGTCGAGGCCGTCTGGAAAACCCGGTCCTGA
- a CDS encoding TetR/AcrR family transcriptional regulator, translated as MRKIDPERVEAKRRQILDAAIDCFARDGFHATSTAAICKAAGMSPGNLFHYFPTKAAIIEAVAQEDQREMAELFAQHAQADDALVAIEEIALALMELSSDPVYARISIETAAEATRNPEVAALFAANEAQVKGRMVALIKRGIAQGRIDGSLKPDLVATWLLALAEGAVGRVVFEPGFKPRTHRAMLRTIIQRMLRPQ; from the coding sequence TTGAGAAAGATCGATCCCGAAAGAGTGGAAGCGAAGCGGCGCCAGATCCTGGATGCCGCGATCGACTGTTTTGCGCGCGACGGCTTCCATGCGACGTCCACGGCCGCGATATGCAAGGCGGCCGGCATGAGCCCCGGCAACCTGTTTCACTATTTCCCGACGAAGGCGGCGATCATCGAGGCGGTCGCGCAGGAAGACCAGCGCGAGATGGCCGAACTGTTCGCGCAGCACGCTCAAGCGGACGACGCGCTGGTCGCGATCGAGGAGATCGCGCTGGCGTTGATGGAACTGTCGAGCGATCCCGTCTATGCGCGCATCAGCATCGAGACTGCGGCCGAGGCGACGCGCAATCCGGAAGTCGCCGCGCTGTTCGCGGCGAACGAGGCGCAGGTGAAGGGGCGGATGGTTGCATTGATCAAGCGCGGCATCGCGCAAGGGCGGATCGACGGGAGCCTGAAGCCCGACCTGGTCGCGACATGGCTGCTCGCGCTTGCGGAAGGCGCGGTCGGGCGCGTCGTGTTCGAGCCGGGGTTCAAGCCGCGCACGCACCGCGCGATGTTGCGGACGATCATTCAGCGGATGCTGAGGCCGCAGTGA
- a CDS encoding alpha/beta hydrolase family protein yields the protein MKRIVITGIALVLLMLVALTALVLRGLSDFELRGASVSTLVFRAGGADLAGTLALPAHAPGAPIVLLVHGDGPRTRFSDDAMLPLVNSLLDAGIGVFAWDKQGTGRSGGDWLTQSMQDRANETIAAMARVSAAAGPAHKVGLLGFSQGGWVIPRVANAVRPAFSVIVGGAVNWRRQGTYLTRQQLQATGLQPDRIDATLAAERRDNDAIFGRADVPADPGRRPDIEPRRFGFIARNYLEDASQALATMQGPVLAVWGAMDRNVDPVDEANTYAHAFASRPDRRVVVVPGATHALLRAGWFDYQLESDWPKWKTWLYVALGRHAYAPGTLDPIEAWIRSQ from the coding sequence TTGAAACGCATCGTCATCACCGGCATCGCACTCGTCCTGCTCATGCTCGTCGCGCTCACCGCGCTTGTGCTGCGCGGCCTGTCCGATTTCGAGCTGAGGGGTGCAAGCGTGTCGACGCTCGTATTCCGCGCCGGCGGCGCCGATCTCGCCGGCACGCTCGCGCTGCCGGCCCATGCACCCGGCGCGCCGATCGTGCTGCTCGTCCACGGCGACGGGCCGCGCACGCGCTTCTCGGACGACGCGATGCTGCCGCTCGTCAACAGCCTGCTCGACGCCGGCATCGGTGTGTTCGCGTGGGACAAACAGGGCACCGGCCGCAGCGGCGGCGACTGGCTCACACAATCGATGCAGGACCGCGCGAACGAAACGATCGCGGCGATGGCGCGCGTGAGCGCGGCCGCCGGCCCCGCGCACAAGGTCGGCCTGCTCGGCTTCTCGCAGGGCGGCTGGGTCATTCCGCGCGTCGCCAATGCGGTGCGGCCCGCGTTCTCGGTGATCGTCGGCGGCGCCGTCAACTGGCGCCGGCAAGGCACCTACCTGACGCGGCAGCAGCTCCAGGCAACCGGCCTGCAGCCGGATCGAATCGATGCGACACTGGCCGCCGAGCGACGCGACAACGACGCAATCTTCGGCCGGGCGGACGTGCCGGCCGATCCGGGCCGGCGGCCCGACATCGAGCCGCGTCGCTTCGGCTTCATCGCGCGCAACTATCTGGAAGACGCGTCGCAGGCGCTCGCGACGATGCAAGGGCCCGTGCTGGCCGTGTGGGGCGCGATGGACCGCAATGTCGATCCGGTCGACGAGGCCAACACCTATGCGCACGCGTTTGCGAGCCGGCCCGACCGGCGCGTCGTGGTCGTGCCCGGTGCGACCCACGCGTTGCTGCGCGCCGGATGGTTCGACTACCAGCTCGAGTCCGACTGGCCGAAGTGGAAGACGTGGCTGTATGTGGCGCTCGGGCGCCACGCGTATGCGCCGGGCACGCTCGACCCGATCGAGGCCTGGATCCGGTCGCAATGA